The following proteins are co-located in the Desulfatitalea tepidiphila genome:
- a CDS encoding PKD domain-containing protein — protein MSAPLGMAARRSFAWVLAIGIVFTLFATAQAAQVTLAWDANDPAPDGYRLYQRTEGGTYDYATPAWSGATTSASLDNLVDDTTYYYVVRAYVGTNESGDSNEASFRSEPPAPPTYTITASAGAYGQISPAGVTTVNAGESQVYAITALAGFHVADVLIDGVSVGAVTSYTFSSVSAGHTISATFAANTYTIASSCGSNGTISPSGNTSVVYGGNQTYSISPASGYRVSNVTVDGVSVGAVTSYTFSSVSAGHTISATFAANTYTVASSCGSNGTISPSGTTSVVYGGNQTYSISPASGYRVSNVTVDGVSVGAVTSYTFRTVSSNHTIAATFAVNTYTISASAGQGGSIEPTGQVTVNSGASQAFTIRADNGYDVEAVMVDGRDVGAVESYTFSTVSGNHAIGVTFVQSNQPPTADAGPDQTVEEAMEVTLSGRNCVDLDDGIATFAWQQTQGTPVALSDPTAAETSFIAPDVDVEGQALVFELTVTDHSGAVAADSCIVNVSWVNEAPTAQAGADQTVTEGQVVVLDGSNSVDPDNGISLYQWRQIQGPVVALSDSTAVRPAFTAPDVDLQGISLLFELTVTDGGGLQDTDRCIVTVGWNNTQPAADAGPDQQVVEGQEVYLDGSNSSDPDDGIAAYQWRQTKGLPVVLSDATAVQPMFVAPNVGPEGATLTFQLTVTDQGGLQHDDTCMVNISWENIAPTADAGPDQTVSEGVTVHLDGTASSDPDDGISAYRWHQISGPAVAFSDAQAARPTFQAPDVGPEGASLTFQLTVVDYSGLQREDDCIVNVTWQNVPPVADAGEDQEAAAGNVVTIDGSASWDGDDGIGTYRWRQVSGTSVTLDNTTSAVTRFMAPLVTMDTSLEFELTVKDSGGLQSVDRSRVLVHAAAPVIDTTAPEVDITSPDASFYMIRTSKIALKGLASDNQQVVRVVWQNDRGGSGQAIGTTAWEIPEIKLSRWFNTITVTAYDAAGNQQSARLLVFAGIWR, from the coding sequence ATGTCAGCACCATTGGGGATGGCCGCCAGGAGATCGTTCGCCTGGGTCTTGGCCATCGGAATTGTCTTTACCTTGTTTGCAACGGCTCAGGCCGCCCAGGTCACCCTGGCCTGGGACGCCAACGACCCCGCCCCGGACGGATACAGACTTTACCAGCGCACCGAAGGCGGTACATATGACTACGCGACGCCGGCCTGGAGCGGCGCTACGACAAGTGCCAGCCTGGACAATCTTGTTGACGACACCACTTACTATTACGTGGTGCGGGCTTACGTCGGGACGAATGAAAGCGGCGACTCCAATGAAGCCTCCTTCCGGTCCGAGCCGCCTGCGCCACCGACTTACACCATAACGGCGTCCGCCGGCGCTTACGGCCAGATTTCGCCGGCCGGTGTAACGACGGTGAACGCCGGCGAAAGCCAGGTCTACGCAATCACCGCCTTGGCGGGTTTCCACGTTGCCGATGTCCTCATTGACGGAGTGTCGGTGGGTGCGGTGACCAGCTACACGTTCAGTTCGGTCAGCGCCGGTCACACCATCAGCGCGACCTTTGCGGCCAATACTTACACGATCGCATCCTCGTGCGGATCCAACGGCACGATCAGCCCGTCCGGCAATACGAGCGTGGTTTATGGCGGCAATCAGACCTACTCGATTTCGCCGGCCAGCGGCTATCGCGTGAGCAACGTGACGGTGGACGGGGTGTCGGTGGGCGCGGTGACCAGCTACACGTTCAGTTCGGTCAGCGCCGGTCACACCATCAGCGCGACGTTTGCGGCCAATACTTATACGGTCGCATCTTCGTGCGGATCCAACGGCACGATCAGCCCGTCCGGCACTACGAGCGTGGTTTATGGCGGCAATCAGACCTACTCGATTTCGCCGGCCAGCGGCTATCGCGTGAGCAACGTGACGGTGGACGGGGTGTCGGTGGGCGCGGTGACCAGCTATACTTTCCGTACGGTCAGCAGCAACCACACCATCGCAGCGACTTTCGCAGTCAACACCTATACGATTTCGGCCTCGGCCGGCCAGGGGGGATCGATCGAACCGACCGGGCAGGTGACCGTCAACAGCGGTGCCAGTCAGGCGTTCACCATCCGTGCCGACAACGGATATGACGTCGAGGCGGTCATGGTCGACGGCCGGGACGTGGGAGCCGTGGAGAGTTATACCTTCAGCACGGTGTCGGGCAACCATGCGATCGGCGTGACGTTCGTGCAATCCAATCAACCGCCCACGGCCGATGCCGGACCGGATCAGACCGTGGAGGAGGCCATGGAAGTGACCTTGAGCGGGCGCAACTGCGTAGACCTGGACGATGGCATCGCCACCTTTGCCTGGCAACAGACCCAGGGCACCCCGGTGGCATTGAGCGATCCCACGGCAGCCGAGACATCCTTCATCGCACCCGATGTCGACGTCGAAGGCCAGGCCCTGGTTTTCGAACTCACCGTTACCGATCACAGCGGCGCCGTGGCCGCTGACAGTTGCATCGTCAACGTCTCCTGGGTCAACGAAGCGCCGACAGCGCAGGCCGGTGCCGATCAAACCGTCACCGAAGGCCAGGTGGTGGTGCTCGACGGCAGCAACTCGGTCGACCCGGATAACGGCATCTCCCTTTACCAATGGCGCCAGATCCAAGGACCGGTGGTGGCATTATCCGATAGCACGGCGGTGCGGCCCGCCTTCACGGCCCCGGATGTGGATCTGCAAGGCATTTCGCTCCTGTTCGAACTGACCGTGACCGACGGCGGCGGGCTGCAGGATACCGACCGCTGCATCGTCACCGTGGGGTGGAACAACACCCAACCGGCGGCCGACGCCGGCCCGGATCAGCAAGTGGTTGAAGGGCAGGAGGTCTACCTGGACGGTTCCAACTCCAGCGATCCGGATGACGGCATCGCCGCCTACCAATGGCGCCAGACCAAGGGTCTGCCGGTGGTCCTGTCCGATGCAACGGCAGTTCAACCCATGTTCGTCGCTCCTAATGTCGGGCCCGAAGGGGCAACGCTGACCTTTCAATTGACCGTGACCGATCAGGGGGGGCTGCAGCATGACGACACTTGTATGGTCAACATCTCCTGGGAAAACATCGCCCCCACGGCCGATGCCGGACCAGACCAGACGGTGAGCGAAGGCGTGACGGTACATTTGGACGGCACTGCTTCGAGCGATCCGGATGACGGTATCAGCGCCTATCGTTGGCATCAGATCAGCGGACCGGCCGTCGCCTTTTCCGACGCCCAGGCCGCCCGGCCCACCTTCCAGGCGCCGGATGTCGGTCCGGAGGGTGCGTCGTTGACTTTCCAACTGACCGTCGTCGATTACAGTGGATTGCAGCGTGAGGACGATTGCATCGTCAACGTGACCTGGCAAAACGTGCCGCCGGTGGCCGATGCCGGTGAAGACCAGGAAGCGGCAGCCGGAAATGTGGTGACCATCGACGGATCGGCCTCCTGGGACGGCGACGATGGCATCGGCACCTATCGGTGGCGCCAAGTCTCCGGCACCTCGGTGACCCTGGACAACACGACTTCGGCCGTTACCCGCTTCATGGCCCCGTTGGTTACCATGGACACCTCCCTTGAGTTCGAGTTGACGGTGAAGGACAGCGGCGGTCTGCAAAGCGTGGATCGCTCCCGCGTCCTGGTTCACGCGGCGGCGCCGGTCATCGATACGACCGCTCCGGAAGTCGACATCACATCTCCCGATGCGTCTTTTTATATGATAAGGACCTCCAAGATCGCCTTGAAAGGTCTGGCGTCCGACAACCAACAGGTCGTGCGCGTGGTGTGGCAAAATGACCGCGGCGGCAGCGGCCAGGCCATTGGGACAACGGCCTGGGAAATCCCCGAGATCAAGCTGAGCCGCTGGTTCAACACCATCACCGTGACGGCCTACGACGCCGCCGGAAACCAGCAATCGGCCCGGCTCCTGGTATTCGCGGGCATTTGGCGGTAG
- the rsmG gene encoding 16S rRNA (guanine(527)-N(7))-methyltransferase RsmG, with protein MTTRIGSDAWIDLLVQGADRLGHSLSPDQARQMALHVQLLLEWNQRTNLTAITDPVHVAVKHCLDAIAPLHLLPEEGALLDIGTGGGFPGIPLKIMRPDLDMTLIDSVRKKISFVNHVIRQLRLTRIEALHARAQTLAEQTDRKARYQVVVCRALTDLTTAVSLALPLLAPQGRLIAYQGPNDSSAEGLARDATDLRMIPIETVYYQLPFLDDRRKVSLLQRV; from the coding sequence ATGACGACCCGCATCGGCTCCGACGCATGGATCGACCTGTTGGTTCAGGGCGCTGACCGGCTGGGACATTCCCTCTCCCCGGACCAGGCGCGCCAAATGGCCCTGCATGTGCAATTGCTCCTCGAGTGGAACCAGCGCACCAACCTGACCGCCATCACCGATCCCGTGCACGTTGCCGTCAAACATTGCCTGGATGCCATCGCCCCCCTTCATTTGCTCCCGGAAGAGGGGGCGTTGCTCGATATCGGCACGGGCGGCGGTTTTCCGGGGATTCCCCTCAAGATCATGCGGCCCGATCTGGACATGACGCTCATCGACAGCGTGCGCAAAAAAATCAGTTTCGTGAATCATGTGATCCGCCAGTTGCGCCTGACGCGCATCGAGGCGCTCCATGCGAGGGCTCAAACCCTTGCGGAACAGACGGATCGCAAAGCACGCTATCAGGTGGTGGTTTGCCGGGCCCTCACCGACCTGACGACCGCCGTCAGCCTGGCATTGCCCCTGCTCGCGCCCCAGGGCCGGCTCATCGCCTACCAAGGGCCCAACGACAGCTCAGCCGAGGGCCTGGCAAGAGATGCCACAGACCTTCGAATGATTCCCATAGAAACAGTTTACTACCAACTGCCGTTTCTCGACGATAGAAGAAAAGTCTCGCTGCTGCAGCGGGTTTAA